The following coding sequences lie in one Deltaproteobacteria bacterium genomic window:
- a CDS encoding flap endonuclease, producing MRVHLVDGTFELFRAHFTPRPPHVGRDGRPLTACHGLALNMLALLDDADERPTHVGIAFDNPIRSFRNDLFAGYKTEDGVPPELLAQFDEAETVARALGLVTWSMDRWEADDALATAASRFAPGRCEQVEQVRILSPDKDLGQCLRGEQVVQIDRIRKKLTDEAGLRARRGVGPESIADLLALVGDSADGIPGVPGFGEKSSAALLGHYRHVEAIPDDPRAWTVKVRGAERLAAELAARRADVALYKQLATLVHDVPLVEDLEAMRWRGADREAWRQWCASADADDLLARPRCFRDAS from the coding sequence ATGCGCGTCCACCTCGTCGACGGCACCTTCGAGCTCTTCCGCGCCCACTTCACGCCGCGGCCACCCCACGTCGGCCGCGACGGTCGGCCGCTGACGGCGTGCCACGGGCTCGCGCTCAACATGCTCGCGTTGCTCGACGACGCCGACGAGCGACCGACCCACGTCGGCATCGCGTTCGACAACCCCATCCGCTCGTTCCGCAACGACCTGTTCGCCGGCTACAAGACCGAGGACGGCGTGCCACCCGAGCTGTTGGCGCAGTTCGACGAAGCGGAGACGGTCGCGCGGGCGCTGGGCCTGGTGACGTGGTCGATGGATCGGTGGGAGGCCGACGACGCCTTGGCCACCGCGGCCTCACGGTTCGCCCCAGGCCGCTGCGAGCAGGTCGAGCAGGTTCGCATCCTCTCGCCGGACAAGGACCTCGGTCAGTGTCTACGCGGCGAGCAGGTGGTGCAGATCGATCGCATCCGCAAGAAGCTCACCGACGAGGCCGGTCTGCGGGCGCGCCGTGGCGTGGGGCCCGAGAGCATCGCGGACCTGCTGGCGTTGGTCGGCGACAGCGCCGATGGCATCCCCGGCGTCCCAGGGTTCGGTGAGAAGAGCAGCGCCGCGCTGCTCGGGCACTACCGTCACGTCGAGGCGATCCCCGACGATCCGCGCGCGTGGACGGTGAAGGTGCGCGGGGCCGAGCGCCTCGCGGCGGAGCTCGCGGCCCGACGAGCAGACGTCGCGCTCTACAAGCAGCTCGCGACGCTGGTGCACGACGTGCCACTGGTGGAGGACCTCGAGGCCATGCGCTGGCGAGGCGCCGATCGCGAGGCGTGGCGACAGTGGTGTGCATCGGCCGATGCCGACGACCTGCTCGCGCGGCCACGCTGCTTCCGCGACGCGTCGTAG
- a CDS encoding HDOD domain-containing protein, with translation MKPQVLFVDDDHGVREGLRRALRRYRERFECHFAASAAQARTLLETQSFDLALIDLSLPDVDGVSLLAYLRDNHPVVVRAAFSGTCEVKQCIDALTFAHRFVSKPVTPDRLAEHISECLAAGGGCHNAFAAALRSLSEPSAMPAVHAEALRELSARDPSRRNLVEIIQRDIGITARLLKLANSSWFGAPRPVTSLDRACGQLGFENVRAAVLLLGVMSERGAGIGDIGEHGMAVGELAATLVAPDARADVRAAALLHDIGRVGFARVAPHEYAATSAEHGVDECALAASESLRFGGNHAQCGGFLLSLWGLPQATVEIVAAHHDDPVCPSGYIDGIDALRLAERAYAGALTEWAERGDRRERGEIVSLVLANAGKAPKQAVGGV, from the coding sequence ATGAAGCCGCAAGTGCTGTTCGTCGACGACGATCACGGTGTTCGGGAGGGCCTGCGCCGCGCGCTACGACGCTACCGCGAACGCTTCGAGTGCCACTTCGCGGCCTCGGCCGCGCAGGCGCGCACATTGCTCGAGACGCAGTCGTTCGACCTCGCGTTGATCGACCTCTCGCTGCCCGACGTCGACGGGGTCTCGCTGCTGGCGTACCTGCGCGACAACCATCCGGTGGTGGTGCGTGCAGCATTCTCGGGCACCTGCGAGGTGAAGCAGTGTATCGACGCACTGACCTTCGCCCATCGATTCGTGAGCAAGCCGGTGACGCCGGACCGGCTCGCCGAGCACATCTCGGAGTGCCTGGCTGCCGGCGGCGGCTGCCACAACGCGTTCGCGGCCGCGCTGCGCTCACTCAGCGAGCCGAGCGCGATGCCGGCGGTGCACGCGGAGGCCCTACGCGAGCTCTCCGCACGCGATCCGTCACGCAGGAACCTGGTCGAGATCATTCAGCGCGACATCGGGATCACCGCGCGCCTGCTCAAGCTCGCAAACTCTTCGTGGTTCGGCGCGCCCCGACCGGTCACCAGCCTCGATCGTGCGTGTGGCCAGCTCGGCTTCGAGAACGTCCGCGCCGCGGTGCTACTGCTGGGCGTGATGAGTGAGCGTGGCGCCGGCATCGGCGACATCGGCGAGCACGGCATGGCGGTGGGCGAGCTCGCGGCGACCCTCGTGGCGCCCGACGCCCGTGCAGATGTTCGCGCCGCCGCGCTCCTGCACGACATCGGTCGCGTCGGCTTCGCCCGGGTTGCGCCGCACGAGTATGCCGCCACCAGTGCCGAGCACGGTGTCGACGAGTGCGCGCTCGCGGCCAGCGAGTCGCTGCGATTCGGCGGCAATCATGCCCAGTGCGGCGGCTTCCTGCTGTCGCTGTGGGGGCTGCCGCAGGCCACGGTCGAGATCGTCGCCGCGCACCACGACGACCCCGTGTGCCCCTCGGGCTACATCGACGGCATCGACGCGCTTCGCCTGGCAGAGCGCGCGTACGCGGGCGCGCTCACCGAGTGGGCCGAGCGTGGCGACCGTCGCGAGCGCGGTGAAATCGTGTCGCTCGTGCTCGCCAACGCGGGCAAGGCACCGAAGCAAGCAGTGGGAGGCGTGTGA
- a CDS encoding EAL domain-containing protein — MEVLAINPRPSVLFVDDDPSVLANVRRGLWREPLEVLTAPSATAALAILRERSIDVVVSDEKMPGMGGAELLTVVRQLHPEVCRVLLSGQADVDAALRAINEARVFRFLTKPCPPQDLASCITEALAAREQRRELERGFHDARKANQARAALLAEALPKLWIAIQPIVHAHGGALYAYEALARCDHPGIGGPMALFDLAEEQDAVVAVERVLRTRVGELLRTLPPEIPLFVNTHPRALDDDEFYDERNPLVAHAPRVVLELIERETITGDERLAARIASLRAHGFRVAIDDLGAGYNGLNAFAELSPDIVKFDMALCREVVRGGVRARLVAAVAEVCRDLGILTVAEGIETDEQARAMTDFGCDLLQGYLFGHPKRPTRELRLISG, encoded by the coding sequence ATGGAGGTGCTGGCGATCAACCCCCGGCCGTCGGTGCTGTTCGTCGACGACGACCCCAGCGTGCTGGCCAACGTCCGGCGCGGACTGTGGCGCGAGCCGCTCGAGGTGCTGACTGCACCCTCGGCGACCGCCGCGCTCGCGATCCTGCGCGAGCGCAGCATCGACGTGGTGGTCTCGGACGAGAAGATGCCCGGCATGGGCGGTGCGGAGCTGCTCACGGTCGTGCGTCAGCTGCACCCGGAGGTCTGCCGCGTGCTGTTGTCGGGGCAGGCCGACGTCGATGCGGCGTTGCGTGCCATCAACGAGGCGCGGGTGTTCCGCTTTCTCACCAAGCCGTGCCCGCCGCAGGATCTCGCGTCGTGCATCACCGAGGCGCTCGCCGCCCGCGAGCAGCGACGCGAGCTCGAGCGTGGCTTCCACGACGCACGCAAGGCCAACCAGGCCCGCGCCGCGCTGTTGGCCGAGGCGCTGCCCAAGCTGTGGATCGCGATCCAGCCCATCGTGCACGCCCACGGCGGGGCGCTGTACGCCTACGAGGCGCTCGCGCGCTGCGACCACCCCGGCATCGGCGGCCCGATGGCGCTGTTCGATCTCGCCGAGGAGCAAGATGCCGTGGTCGCGGTCGAGCGGGTGCTGCGGACGCGCGTCGGGGAGCTGCTGCGCACCCTCCCACCCGAGATCCCGCTGTTCGTGAACACCCACCCGCGCGCGCTCGACGACGACGAGTTCTACGACGAGCGCAACCCGCTGGTCGCCCACGCCCCTCGGGTGGTGCTGGAGCTGATCGAGCGCGAGACCATCACCGGCGACGAACGGCTCGCGGCCCGCATCGCGAGCCTGCGCGCGCACGGCTTCCGTGTCGCCATCGACGATCTCGGCGCGGGCTACAACGGGCTCAACGCGTTCGCGGAGCTGTCGCCCGACATCGTGAAGTTCGACATGGCGCTGTGCCGCGAGGTCGTGCGCGGCGGTGTGCGGGCACGACTGGTCGCGGCCGTCGCGGAGGTCTGTCGCGATCTCGGCATTCTCACGGTCGCAGAGGGCATCGAGACCGACGAGCAGGCCCGCGCGATGACCGATTTTGGCTGCGATCTGCTGCAGGGCTACCTGTTCGGTCACCCCAAGCGACCGACCCGCGAGCTGCGACTCATCAGCGGTTGA
- a CDS encoding carbohydrate binding family 9 domain-containing protein: MIVAFAVLAMLAAPAVDGGAPLQPPPRSYRAVRTIDPMVIDGRDTEHTWALAEPDDRFGERQPELGATPPVRTVLKVAYDDLALYVLLACESKPGDIIVRTLRRDNPGIFSDDTVYVKLDPTHDRRTGYSFGVNADGAQIDALGLEDGRDFITQWDSVWTAEVERRDDGYTVEFRIPFAILGLKRTSERVMGLEISRDHPSRNATYDWRVIVPPRSPMAASQFGTLEGLRDIAGQRAIEFTPYAALRTNFRPEFTADPARRPNVASGGDVRAQIGAGSYAEASLLTDFAQVEADEVQVARDRFPLFFPERRPFFINGLEVFNFGRASEAQLFFSRKVGLVDGRPVPLLGGAKVYGRSALVSYGLLHVQTLGSPSEPDRGLAAADPTNVSVARIRLQATRIFNVGMMLLGEHRFGRPHSDDAAGGLDAQIISRDGRIAWSSFAAATWAQRPGAPAAIADDGSVTPAGAASSAIGPSAYSLLEYRGLFVRPSLLWLWSDRDFSPVMGFYRRPGSSRQQAAVEFAPRPRALGLREVVFGPSYSVEATPDYGQRLGQEASSRVALNWRNGANVEYRVTHFIDRVQQPFTLYEHDVDARSYSGFRQRVGFGTPERRALGLEGSYEAFSLFGGFAHQPSATITARLGKHFTFAATYVHLIGHLASSRDAFNFGFANGNLDIAITRNLAFDTLGRLDLSPGRQRFGLQSRLRWRFAPGSDVYVVYRYDQPFGPGDASSTAVREPFHELTLKFTYYLRTFINR, encoded by the coding sequence ATGATCGTCGCGTTCGCAGTGCTCGCGATGCTCGCCGCGCCCGCCGTCGACGGCGGCGCGCCGCTGCAGCCGCCACCACGTAGCTACCGCGCGGTGCGGACGATCGATCCGATGGTGATCGACGGTCGCGACACCGAGCACACGTGGGCACTCGCCGAGCCCGACGATCGCTTCGGCGAGCGACAGCCCGAGCTCGGCGCGACCCCGCCGGTGCGCACGGTGTTGAAGGTCGCCTACGACGATCTCGCGCTCTACGTGCTGCTGGCGTGCGAGAGCAAACCAGGCGACATCATCGTCCGCACGCTGCGACGCGACAACCCGGGGATCTTCTCCGACGACACCGTCTACGTGAAGCTCGATCCGACCCACGATCGGCGCACGGGATACAGCTTTGGGGTCAACGCCGACGGCGCGCAGATCGACGCGCTCGGGCTCGAGGACGGCCGCGACTTCATCACGCAGTGGGACTCGGTGTGGACCGCCGAGGTCGAGCGCCGCGACGACGGCTACACCGTCGAGTTCCGCATTCCGTTCGCCATCCTCGGCCTCAAGCGCACGAGCGAGCGCGTGATGGGACTCGAGATCTCGCGCGACCACCCCAGCCGCAACGCGACCTACGACTGGCGCGTGATCGTGCCGCCACGCAGCCCCATGGCCGCCAGCCAGTTCGGCACGCTCGAGGGCCTGCGCGACATCGCGGGCCAACGCGCGATCGAGTTCACGCCGTACGCCGCGTTGCGCACCAACTTCAGGCCCGAGTTCACCGCCGACCCCGCGCGGCGCCCCAACGTCGCCAGCGGCGGTGACGTGCGCGCACAGATCGGCGCGGGCTCCTACGCCGAGGCCTCGCTGCTCACCGACTTCGCGCAGGTCGAGGCCGACGAGGTCCAGGTCGCGCGTGACCGCTTCCCGCTGTTCTTCCCCGAGCGCCGGCCGTTCTTCATCAACGGCCTCGAGGTGTTCAACTTCGGGCGCGCCAGCGAGGCGCAGCTGTTCTTCTCGCGCAAGGTCGGCCTGGTCGACGGCCGCCCGGTACCGCTGCTCGGGGGCGCCAAGGTCTACGGTCGCAGCGCGTTGGTCTCGTACGGCCTGCTGCACGTGCAGACGCTGGGCTCGCCCTCGGAGCCCGATCGCGGGCTCGCGGCGGCCGACCCGACCAACGTCTCGGTGGCGCGCATTCGCCTGCAGGCGACCCGCATCTTCAACGTCGGCATGATGTTGCTGGGCGAGCACCGCTTCGGCCGCCCCCACTCGGACGACGCCGCCGGTGGTCTCGACGCGCAGATCATCAGTCGCGATGGTCGCATCGCGTGGAGCAGCTTCGCGGCCGCGACCTGGGCGCAGCGGCCGGGCGCGCCCGCGGCGATCGCCGACGACGGCAGCGTCACGCCCGCCGGCGCAGCCAGCTCGGCGATCGGACCGAGCGCCTACTCGCTGCTGGAGTATCGCGGCCTGTTCGTGCGCCCGTCGCTGCTGTGGCTGTGGAGTGACCGCGACTTCTCGCCGGTGATGGGCTTCTACCGGCGACCGGGTTCGTCGCGGCAGCAGGCCGCGGTGGAGTTCGCCCCGCGGCCACGCGCATTGGGCCTGCGCGAGGTCGTGTTCGGTCCCAGCTACAGCGTCGAGGCCACGCCGGACTACGGCCAGCGCCTGGGCCAGGAGGCCAGCAGCCGCGTGGCGCTCAATTGGCGCAATGGCGCCAACGTGGAGTACCGCGTCACGCACTTCATCGATCGCGTGCAGCAGCCCTTCACGTTGTACGAGCACGACGTCGACGCCAGGAGCTACAGCGGCTTCCGTCAGCGCGTCGGCTTTGGCACGCCCGAGCGCCGCGCGCTGGGCCTCGAGGGCAGCTACGAGGCGTTCTCGCTGTTCGGCGGCTTCGCGCACCAACCCAGCGCGACGATCACCGCCCGCCTGGGCAAGCACTTCACGTTCGCCGCGACCTACGTGCACCTCATCGGTCACCTGGCGTCGTCACGGGACGCCTTCAACTTCGGCTTCGCCAACGGCAACCTCGACATCGCGATCACGCGCAATCTGGCGTTCGACACCCTCGGGCGCCTCGATCTGTCGCCGGGTCGACAACGCTTCGGCCTGCAGTCGCGGCTGCGCTGGCGCTTCGCGCCCGGCAGCGACGTCTACGTGGTGTACCGCTACGATCAACCGTTCGGGCCGGGGGATGCCAGCAGCACCGCGGTGCGTGAGCCGTTCCACGAGCTCACGCTCAAGTTCACCTACTACCTGCGCACCTTCATCAACCGCTGA
- a CDS encoding TetR/AcrR family transcriptional regulator, which yields MARAPRTARRGSGRPATPVDRRREVLEAALELIAERGYAGASLRVLAQRVGMQQPSLYHYFRTKEELIEQILATFSADMLAIGGAAPPSTLDEVPQWIRDRVIALYETRTHPLFVRVMFQVSRLHPRYGRLMREFFVDRVDEAMRAFAMPFVERGEIDEDSVVFAGRLAVNALGLRLMEERVLFDDRPLSPSVYAYADFVVEAMRALLRQFARPPARPRASRTRRR from the coding sequence ATGGCGCGCGCCCCCCGGACCGCCCGACGCGGCAGCGGACGCCCCGCGACACCGGTCGACCGACGTCGTGAGGTGCTCGAGGCTGCGCTCGAGCTGATCGCCGAGCGCGGCTACGCGGGGGCCTCGCTGCGGGTGCTCGCGCAGCGCGTGGGCATGCAGCAGCCCAGCCTCTATCACTACTTTCGGACCAAGGAGGAGCTCATCGAGCAGATCCTCGCGACCTTCTCGGCCGACATGCTCGCGATTGGTGGCGCCGCGCCACCAAGCACGCTCGACGAGGTTCCGCAGTGGATCCGTGACCGCGTCATCGCGCTGTACGAGACCCGCACGCATCCGCTGTTCGTGCGAGTGATGTTCCAGGTCTCGCGCCTGCACCCGCGCTACGGCAGGCTCATGCGCGAGTTCTTCGTCGACCGCGTCGACGAGGCCATGCGCGCGTTCGCGATGCCATTCGTCGAACGCGGCGAGATCGACGAGGACAGCGTGGTGTTCGCCGGGCGCCTGGCCGTCAACGCGCTGGGCCTGCGCCTGATGGAGGAGCGGGTGTTGTTCGACGATCGTCCGCTGTCGCCCTCGGTCTACGCCTACGCCGATTTCGTGGTCGAGGCGATGCGCGCGTTGCTGCGACAGTTCGCCCGTCCGCCGGCACGCCCACGCGCGAGCCGAACCCGACGCCGCTGA
- a CDS encoding ATP-binding protein gives MSAFDYDAMPCAVFQVDAGVVTNVNVRACALLGHPRRELIGRAIESLLLVHDDAQAGTVSGELLLDQGPPIDVLTSCTADLDDPSRTLWVAMDARDHSERLKRAHQAAHFEVVGRLAAGVAHEINSPSQYISDAGHFARDAVTELLRLLQCHQELATVVRRGGDPGEVLAQLDAAAARADDGFVRRELPPAIDSIIEGAGRIAEIVRTMKELTHGVDRPDAPADVNGLIESAVRMTRAACRHVAKVETQLERLPPLVCSASELGKVLVNLIVNARDAIAEVGTDDGLIRIQSRLREAAIEIEVSDNGVGIPAPVQSRVFEPFFTTKAVGIGTGQGLAMVRAAIEDRHGGRVILCSEPGAGTTVRLTLPLQRSGVSP, from the coding sequence GTGAGCGCATTCGACTACGACGCCATGCCCTGTGCCGTGTTCCAGGTCGACGCCGGCGTCGTGACCAACGTCAACGTGCGCGCCTGTGCACTGCTGGGCCACCCCCGTCGCGAGCTGATCGGGCGGGCGATCGAGTCGCTCCTGCTGGTCCACGACGACGCGCAGGCCGGAACCGTCTCGGGTGAGCTGTTGCTCGATCAAGGCCCGCCGATCGACGTGCTGACGTCGTGCACCGCCGACCTCGACGATCCGTCCCGCACGCTGTGGGTCGCGATGGACGCCCGCGATCACTCCGAGCGGCTCAAGCGAGCCCACCAGGCCGCGCACTTCGAGGTGGTCGGACGGCTCGCTGCCGGGGTCGCGCACGAGATCAACTCGCCGTCGCAGTACATCAGCGACGCGGGCCACTTCGCGCGCGATGCGGTCACCGAGCTGTTGCGGCTGCTGCAGTGCCACCAGGAGCTCGCGACCGTGGTGCGCCGCGGCGGCGACCCCGGCGAGGTGTTGGCGCAGCTCGACGCCGCGGCGGCGCGGGCCGACGACGGCTTCGTCCGACGTGAGCTGCCGCCCGCGATCGACAGCATCATCGAGGGCGCCGGTCGCATCGCCGAGATCGTCCGCACGATGAAGGAGCTGACGCACGGGGTCGACCGGCCCGATGCGCCCGCCGACGTCAACGGCCTCATCGAGTCCGCGGTCCGCATGACCCGTGCGGCGTGTCGTCACGTCGCGAAGGTCGAGACCCAGCTCGAGCGACTGCCGCCGCTGGTGTGTTCGGCCAGCGAGCTCGGCAAGGTACTGGTCAACCTCATCGTCAACGCCCGCGATGCCATCGCGGAGGTCGGCACCGACGACGGTCTCATTCGCATCCAGTCGCGACTGCGCGAGGCGGCGATCGAGATCGAGGTCAGCGACAACGGTGTCGGCATCCCGGCGCCAGTGCAGTCGCGGGTCTTCGAGCCGTTCTTCACCACCAAGGCGGTCGGGATCGGGACCGGTCAGGGGCTCGCGATGGTGCGGGCCGCGATCGAGGACCGACACGGGGGCCGGGTCATTCTCTGCAGCGAGCCGGGCGCGGGCACGACCGTGCGCCTGACGCTGCCGCTGCAGCGCAGCGGAGTGTCGCCATGA